GCTGGTGAGCCGCGTGCGGCGCCTGAAGGGGCAGCTGGATGCCGTGGAACGGGCTCTGGATGACGAGGCGGCGTGCGGTGCCGTGCTCCAGCTTCTGGCGTCCATTCGGGGTGCCTTGAATGGACTGACGGGCGAGGTGATGGAAGACC
This genomic stretch from Pararhizobium capsulatum DSM 1112 harbors:
- a CDS encoding metal/formaldehyde-sensitive transcriptional repressor, giving the protein MSHTIRNKTKLVSRVRRLKGQLDAVERALDDEAACGAVLQLLASIRGALNGLTGEVMEDHLREHILAAETESDRQHAVDELSAVLKTYVK